A region of Hippoglossus stenolepis isolate QCI-W04-F060 chromosome 7, HSTE1.2, whole genome shotgun sequence DNA encodes the following proteins:
- the rhogd gene encoding ras homolog gene family, member Gd gives MQTIKCVVVGDGAVGKTCLLISYTTNAFPEEYIPTVFDNYSAQMSVDGRTVSLNLWDTAGQEEYDRLRTLSYPQTNVFIICFSIGSPSSHANVRHKWHPEVSHHCPNVPILLVGTKKDLRADAETVKKLKEQGLAPTTQQQGNALAKQIGAVKYMECSALQQDGVREVFADAVRAVLYPVTKKNPKKCVLL, from the coding sequence ATGCAGACCATTAAGTGTGTGGTTGTGGGTGACGGGGCAGTGGGTAAAACCTGTCTACTCATCTCTTACACCACCAATGCCTTCCCGGAAGAGTACATCCCCACAGTATTCGACAACTACAGCGCTCAGATGAGCGTGGATGGCCGCACCGTCAGCCTCAATTTGTGGGACACGGCAGGCCAAGAGGAGTACGACCGCCTGCGCACCCTCTCCTACCCCCAGACCAACGTCTTCATCATCTGCTTCTCCATCGGCAGCCCATCCTCCCACGCCAACGTCAGGCACAAGTGGCACCCCGAGGTGTCTCACCACTGCCCGAATGTGCCCATCCTGCTTGTGGGCACCAAGAAGGACCTGAGGGCCGATGCAGAAACggtgaagaagctgaaggagCAGGGCCTGGCCCCAACCACCCAGCAGCAGGGTAACGCCCTCGCCAAGCAGATCGGGGCTGTTAAATACATGGAGTgttcagctctgcagcaggatGGAGTCAGGGAGGTGTTTGCCGACGCTGTGAGGGCAGTGTTGTACCCAGTAACGAAAAAGAACCCCAAGAAGTGCGTGCTGTTGTAA